In the Arachis stenosperma cultivar V10309 chromosome 8, arast.V10309.gnm1.PFL2, whole genome shotgun sequence genome, GTGATATTCGTGAAGTTGTTTACATGAAACAACCAAAGAGTTTTGTTGATCCTACCCACCCACTACATGTCTGTAAACTACACAAGACTCTCTATGGCCTCAAACAGGCTCCCCGGACTTGGTTTAATAAGCTGAAAGGCTTTCTACTCACTCATGACTTCCGTTCTTGCTACTCCGATACCTCTCTCTTTGTCTATCACCTCAATGGAATCACTACTTATATTCTTGTCTATGTTGATGATCTCATTATCATAAGAAACTCTCCCTCTGATATTTCATCACCACGTTCATTTTCAACCTCAATCAAACCTTCTCCCTTAAAGATCTGGGTGACCTTCATTACTTTCTTGGTATTGAAGTCACTAGATCTCCTacctctctttttctcttccaAACCAAATATATCCGTGACATTCTCGACCGCTCCAAGATGACCACAGCCAACTCCATCTCCTCCCAGCTGAACCCGGCTCCCCGACTTAATCAGATTAGTGATTCTCTTAGTGACCCTCACTTGTATCGTAGCATTGTTGGTGCTCTTCGGTATGTTACTATTTTTCGTCCTGAAATTTCTTATGCTATTAACCGTGTTTGTTAGTTCATGCATTCTCCTACTGAAATTCATTGGAAAGCAGTTAAAAGGATTCTAAGATATTTAAGTGATACTCTTGATTATGGTCCCACTCTTTATCCTTCCAAGGATCATCATTTTGTTGCTTTTTCCGATGCCAGGTGGGCTAGTGACATTGCTGATTGCAAGTCTCAACAtggctttgctattttttttGGTGGTAATCTCATCAGTTGGTCCTCCCAAAAACAGAAAGTGGTTGCTCGTTCTAGCACTGAAGCTGAATACCGTGCCATAACTTTTGCCACCACTGAATTGGATTGGCTTTGTGAACTTCTACGTGAACTTCATCTCTCTACTGTTACAGCTCCTATGTTACTCTGTGACAATATTAGTGCTATTTTTCTCAGCTCTAATCCGGTCATCCACGACAAATCCAATCATATAAAAATAGATTATCACTTTGTGAAGGACCAAGTTGATGCAGGTGATCTTGTTATTCATTATGTACGCTTAGCTAATCAACAAGCTGACATTTTCACTAAAGTCGTAGGAACATTACGATTTTGTGAGCTCCGATCCAAGCTGCATGTTCTTCCACGACCATGAGCTTGCAAGGGGTATTAACAGCAGTCTCATATTCTACAGCAACTAACTATATTATTACATTGTTATTTCCTTGTAAATAGATTTATCTTGTTGTATATCAGTTTACTTAGTTCCTTAACTATAGCTCTTGTATAGCTTTGACTGCACGTATATCTCCTACTTTATTGTATTCTGGTGTAATACTAAGGCTGTATAAATTCTGATCACATCAATGAGAAATACAACCTTTCCAAACTTGATAGCTaattagtttaaatttcaaaaagggtgataataatatgttttcaagtgTTTCTATATCAGCATCCCATTTAATTAATCATGCCATTGCATGCATACGTTCCAAACGAAGAATGCTAAAGAATTAttagaatatattattttaaattattaattagtcatcaataatatttaaaagtatagaTTAAAGTATgttgttaaattattaaactaaaaaaattaaattaataactaaaaataataaccaaaaataatattctaaTTGTCTTCTAACATTTCTTAAATTTGAGACTAGTATTATTTGCGCTTCATTTattctttttaacttctaaagGACGAAAATTTTGTATCtcttattttttcatattttcaaaaaataatatatacgtataaatatttattcttttaaatataaaaatgattaatatataaaataaattaagactCTCCGTTATTACAATTTTTTCAATAACTAATGCAAATGAAAAGTTACGAGCTATTCTTAATTACTGGTTAAACTTATCATTAGAGCTATTCTATCATTTGATAAAGGATATAAATAATTACATAGCCCActcaaaataagaaaatttaatttatgtGACAGTTTTTAATAAATCCTGAAAAGGTTTTACTAAATTAGTAGAAGCTACTTACAAAACAATTATAACAATGTTATCAGtcgtaatttattttttttaaatgaaccTGTTATATTATTTCAACAATGCCATGCTATTTACCAATAATGGCCTAGTCATTTTTATCAATAATCCTCATCCTTGAATGAAGATTGTTCAGTATTTCTCTTACTTCTTGAAAATTAAGATGTTCACTTTGATgctaacatatatataaataaaagaatctttaaaaaatatataagaaaaaagTACATTTTATTGTGGCGAGTTTTcacttaatctctttgctacaATTACAACAAATTCATTGGATATAAAAGAAcgaattaataactaaaaatgaATTTAATAGCAAAAGACATACAAGATACCTAAAAAGTTGCATCTTTTCTTTTCCTAGTATGAATGGCTTGGACACATTTGccatatagagagagagagataaaCAAACTctcaaaagcaataaagcacTCGAGAAATTATCTTACACACTACTTATTAATTAAATGTGGCGGTGGCAGAGCCGTAATATAAAACTGAGAATAGGCCATGAACAAAACAAGAAATGCCACCAATGGACAAGAAGTGATGGTGTGAGAATCCACAAGAACCGTTTGAACCGTGGTTTGATTTTGTCCCTATCACCAGCAAGATCATTCCAACAGCCAATGCAATCCTGACCAACAAAAATATGGTTTCAATAAACACTTGTATACTTACTTATTTCATTTTATATTGGGCTGATTTCAACAAAGTTGATTAGTACTTAGCATATCAGGTcgataaataaacaaaaaagtgaaTAATACAAATGATACAACTCTAAATCAAGTGGTAGGGAGCTAGAGAGACATTAATTACCATGCTAAAACAAGGCAAAGCATGGAGATTTGCTTGTTTGAAGAAGCCCTATTAATCCCTTGTTGAGAACAAAGGCAACTTAAGCCACCCATTAAACAGACTATAGCATGGGCTAGCCCCAAAAGTATGGCTGCAGCCAACCCCATTTGAAAGGCCTTCTGACTTGGGTCTCTACACTCGAATAGCCACAATTTTAAGTGCTGAACCTGTTTATCAAACACAATCATTGTTGTCTCTTAATTAACATTTACTTCAATGTATTAAAGTAGGTAGTCCTTTAATTTGAATACACTTTTTATTATATGTTTATAGTAATATTGTGACATAGAAACTTATTTTGATGAGGTGAAAATTCTtatgattttgtattttatattcATTTTGTATCATAAAATAGTGTTATGAAATTATTCATTCCAAAAGTTTAAactgaaaagaaaaagtaagatTTCTTGTTgggtttatttaatttttttataagtctttttttctctttttatttgtaTGATACTTATTTTTTCACCTTTAGAATTTATCAAAGGTCAAATTCTAAAACTTTCAAACATAAATATCATGTTATGAAatcatttatttcaaaaatttggactGATAAGAGAAAATAACATGAATGATTATATTTCTAACAGACAGTTGCCAAATACAACATTAaaaaatctatatatatatatctcgcAGCATACCTTGTTTTGTGCAATTTCAGCCTCTATGCCAAGAATCCCAGCTGCAACATCCATGACTATAATCAGGAGACAAAGAAAAATTCCTGTTGATCTAGTAGGGGCCATTGTTGTGGAAGAATTTAGCTGTCTGTTTTTGGTTTGCTTCTTGGCAAGTACTAATTGGAAAATAGTATAGTGGAGTGAAAAGATACGTAGGGGgcaataatatttatatacatGAAGAGTAAGAAGAAGTTGAAACAAGTGGGAAAAGTTTCTTTTGTCCAAACTGTACAAATAAACTTTAATATGCTTTTGtgtcttatttttttcttctccgGGGTGCTGGATTCGTTCAATAGAGTGCAAGGAAAGTAGGGTATAAACCAGCTCATAGTATATAGCATGCGTGGCTATAGGTATAAATCTAGTATCCACATCTACATTTATATACGCCGTATATTATCCTAAATAATCAGTGTGTAAATTTGTGATAATTgtgttctaaattttaatacgTGCTTACTTTATACTATTAATTTATTCTCCTTTTATGGGGgttcatattttatttcttgCTAGTTGCTATAAGCACAATTGTAAAATCGATATATCGAttaatcaaaaaaaaaaaaacgagcGTAGTgagagataaaaataaaataagtcaaAATACATTAAATCAATCAATTGATTAGTCAATTATGGTATGTaatcaattataaaaatacGTAGTATTTAgtatctaaaaaatttttattgtacTATAATCAATaagtttgattattttattattatatatttaattattctattattttacttatttttttctttcattccatcattttttaaatttcacaggtttaattttgtaaaatataattaattttttaattgaacAAAATGGTCCAAAATTGTTAGTTTATAGAAAATCAAAGTAGATTTAAGAATGAATCATGAAATGTTAtgattcttaaatttttttatttattaaaactagaattttttttttaagaaacaTATCTTTAAAAATCCATTCTATAATATAGGATCAAAAAGCGAAAATAAAGCATTTTAACTCttagaaattataaaaaaattgggtATCCCTTTCACGCTAggtttaatttatatattttaaaaattaattatttaattaatatatatatatatatatatatatatatatatattgactggttttttttgttttttctttaccattattattatttttcccTATTTAATCAAGGAACCAATGAAATGGCATCACATGACCACGTGAGGTAAGGCATCACCgttaaagccaagaatataagtGAGGTGTCTGTAATGTCGTAAGTAACACTGAACTGTGTTGATGACAACAAATTAGTAAATAACTTTATTCTAAGCGTTATTTTGTGTTATAGTTCTACATTATTATGTTACTTGCATGATAAGTAAATAACTTCGGGACACTGACGGCATCAGCTACATAGATAGTCTCTGGCAATACAACAGTAACGTTGAGAATTATTTTTCAATCTAAAtcactaatattttttcttttttcgtctTGAATCAGAATCAGTAATCACTAATATTCCAAGTAGCAGTAATGAACTTCAATCAAATCGGTTCATGCTGTGTGTAAACTGTAAAATGTGACGCTCTCTAGTaccatattttttttacaacCAACCAAACATTAATAGTTATTAAGTCTTACAAACATTATTTCCCATGTTTGTTAATGTCTAAACATGTAAATTAAAGAATTCTCTAAATTGAAATGTGTCAACTTTTTACATATgctttttttgtattattattcAGCAGAATTTAATTGATAACGAAGATCCAGCCTTATACATATATCGATTTCAAACAAAATTTGAAGTTAAACCTACAGATCTAAACAATAAAATACTTAACTAGCATATACTTCTTTATTTGTTTGCTATATTTTTAGTAGGGAAATGAAGAACTATTAGCTTCTTTTTGGTTGGGGTACACGTAAAACAGCCCATTTCTGACTGTTGGGCCTTCCATATAAAATCATGCCACTTTTTGAAATCATGCCAACTTTTTTGTTgaggtaaagtatattttttgtctttggagtttgataaaaattttaaaaatattcctaagttttattttgttttaattttgtccaaaaaattttcgatttgcatcaaaggTACCCTGAcgattaatttttcaaaaaatttaagactaattcaacaacaatttcataagaacaaccctcaacacaagcaaatcaagcataattttcatgcattattgttagattagtcttaaattttatgaaaatttagcCATCGagagtatatttgatgcaaatcgaaacttatgggacaaaattgaaacaaaataaaaattagggatatttttaaaacttttaccAAATTTCagggacaaaaaatatattttaccctataatttattatgtgagtttaattttgatatggtaaataattttatatatttatttagttaaatttatgtgtttaaataattttttaagtaagaattttaaatattaattatttttattaatttaataatacataattaattatttgtgtaaaattttttattattaattatatataaaaattaaattcatattatatacttaaaaaacctttttataCACACAAAGTAATACTACAAAACTCTTAAAAGATTTCACCCAaccaaaattttgaatttctataTACCAAAATATTgaatatacaaaatcactagTTTAATTATGATGTATTGATGGTGgttcaattatattttttttaatgttcaTTTATTAAATATGATGTATTTATGGTggttcaatcatatattttttgaatgtttatttatataattaatatgaaaattagttatttttattgatataatattaattatttagatacatgtttaaaattattttatttattaaaattaatcttttaataaaaagaaaaagaagaaaaaaaaagaaataagtaagtcaaatactaaaatagggtctaataaattcaaaaacacCAAGCCACATGATAAATCATTTATAAATCACTAGCAAAGGAAACAAGATGCTtggtataaaattaaaaaacaataaatgaacgaaaaaaaataaaaaaataggtTTAAGTAGGAAGAATGAGAAGGTGGCGGTTATTGGGCAATTTacgtaaataaataaagtgggaGAGTTATTTACGTAAATGTGCAAATCTGTATGTTGTTATGATTTTGTGCAAAATGGATTTAtatgtaaaccgtggcaacccaccacggtttctaaacatgcataaaccgtgggaggtcaccacggaTTAGGAGCAAATTTTTGTAGGAGGAAACCGTGgtaggtcaccacggtttatgaaggaaATTTGGCAAGAATAAAACGTGGGGAgttaccacggtttatgaagaaacTTGTTTGCACATAAAACCTTGtgggtcaccacggtttatgtgtGGTAAATAATGGCCAAAAAACCTTGTTAATTTTATGTCCAagagacacaacttattttttatttttttattattcttgttaaattttttataattatattttttattatatttttcatctcaaatttttttaatgaaaaaatgagaataaattagattttcataatttgttctagtttatcaccaagCAGAattacaagaacacaaaattttgtgtctctatccATCAGTGTCTTGTCCTGTCCTATTTTCAGTgtcttatcctattttgttGTTGAAAACAAAGGCAGCCTAATAAATACACACTATATAGTacattttataaagaaaaaatcaTCTATTTCTATtgaatattataataaaatttttccGTTCTCTTTATGTATTATTGACTAATATATACTATAAAATTTTTACATGTATTATCAATTAGTTTTTCATTATGTTTattcctatttttcattttacactatatttaaatatttattatactataaaaaatattaatgaacataataaaataattacttattaatatttttagagtactcattaatattcttaaaatataataaatattttttattttaaatttaacaaatactAATGTATCAATATACACTTATATGTGAATTTATTAAATCTATATAAAAGATTTAATCAATAAGCATGTTAATGAATATTAATATACCAATattaacaagtaattattttattgtactCATTAATATGTTATAGTGTaataaatctttattttataaatgaaaaaataaagatgtatatAATGAGAGAGGTCACCTTAAGCTTAAACGAACTTTTGAGTAGTTTTTATAAGTTCGcctaagattttgaaaa is a window encoding:
- the LOC130946881 gene encoding protein VASCULATURE COMPLEXITY AND CONNECTIVITY-like → MAPTRSTGIFLCLLIIVMDVAAGILGIEAEIAQNKVQHLKLWLFECRDPSQKAFQMGLAAAILLGLAHAIVCLMGGLSCLCSQQGINRASSNKQISMLCLVLAWIALAVGMILLVIGTKSNHGSNGSCGFSHHHFLSIGGISCFVHGLFSVLYYGSATATFN